In Bacillota bacterium, the following are encoded in one genomic region:
- the nuoL gene encoding NADH-quinone oxidoreductase subunit L, which translates to MLGYAFVIPMIPLLSFLAIGFFGRRFRDGGSLLGIGAVGVSFLLSLAVLFSFMGARAGVEGEAVFDFSYPWMPVGQFTIPLGFQVDALTAVMLVMVSLVSLMVHIYSVGYMHGDARYTRFYATLSLFTAAMLALVLADNFLLLFISWEIMGLCSYLLIGHWYEKPSASAAAMKAFMTTRVGDVGLLIGIMMLFAAAGTFSFGPLREALGTGSLAPGLVTAAALLVFMGAVGKSAQVPLHVWLPDAMEGPTPVSALIHAATMVAAGVYLVARSYVLFEHAPLALSVVAYVGTITAFLAATIATVTTDIKRVLAYSTISQLGYMMMALGVGAPAAAVFHLITHAFFKALLFLGSGSIIHATERQEMHQLGGLYRHMPVTAWTFFAGTAALAGIPPFAGFFSKDEILLGAYHSHLPGVFWAGVGTAFLTAYYMTRACLLTFFGKPRSHYHAHESPAVMTGPLVVLASLATVAGLGGNFFVRLSGVEAAEHAAPGVMAMALGAGLTGIAVGVAIYGLGLVDRRRAIGALGPLYRLFKEKWYFDRIYYVTLVKPALALSSLLARFDLGVIDGIVNGVGWGSVQLSRASATFDLAVIDGAVNGVGAGTVAAGQAVRATQTGLVRSYVLVFALSLVAGLFTLYLMGGF; encoded by the coding sequence GTGCTGGGTTACGCCTTCGTCATACCAATGATCCCGCTCCTGTCCTTCCTGGCCATCGGTTTCTTCGGGCGGCGCTTCCGTGACGGGGGATCGCTCCTGGGCATCGGAGCCGTGGGCGTCTCCTTCCTGCTTTCGCTGGCGGTGCTCTTCTCCTTCATGGGGGCCAGGGCCGGGGTGGAAGGGGAGGCCGTGTTCGACTTCAGCTATCCCTGGATGCCCGTGGGCCAGTTTACCATCCCCCTCGGCTTCCAGGTCGATGCCCTCACCGCCGTCATGCTGGTGATGGTCTCCCTGGTCAGCCTGATGGTCCACATCTACTCGGTGGGGTACATGCACGGGGACGCCCGCTACACCAGGTTCTACGCCACCCTCTCCCTGTTCACGGCGGCCATGCTGGCCCTGGTGCTGGCAGACAACTTCTTGCTCCTGTTCATCTCCTGGGAGATCATGGGACTCTGCTCCTACCTGCTCATCGGTCACTGGTACGAGAAGCCTTCCGCTTCGGCGGCGGCCATGAAGGCCTTCATGACCACCCGGGTGGGTGATGTAGGCCTGCTCATCGGCATCATGATGCTGTTTGCCGCCGCCGGTACCTTCTCGTTTGGTCCCCTGCGGGAGGCCCTGGGCACCGGGAGCCTGGCACCGGGCCTGGTGACGGCGGCGGCCCTGCTCGTGTTCATGGGGGCGGTGGGCAAGTCCGCCCAGGTACCGCTGCACGTGTGGCTCCCGGACGCCATGGAGGGCCCCACCCCGGTGTCGGCCCTCATCCACGCCGCCACCATGGTGGCCGCGGGCGTGTACCTGGTGGCCCGCTCTTACGTGCTCTTCGAGCACGCCCCCCTGGCCCTGAGCGTGGTGGCCTACGTGGGCACCATCACCGCCTTTCTGGCCGCCACCATCGCCACCGTCACCACCGACATCAAGCGGGTGCTGGCCTACTCCACCATCAGCCAGCTGGGGTACATGATGATGGCCCTGGGGGTGGGGGCGCCGGCGGCGGCGGTGTTCCACCTCATCACCCACGCCTTCTTCAAGGCCCTCCTCTTTTTGGGCTCGGGAAGTATCATCCACGCCACCGAACGCCAGGAAATGCACCAGTTGGGCGGCCTGTACCGGCACATGCCGGTCACGGCCTGGACCTTCTTCGCGGGGACGGCCGCCCTGGCGGGGATACCGCCCTTCGCCGGCTTCTTCAGCAAGGACGAGATCCTGCTGGGCGCCTATCACTCCCACCTGCCCGGCGTGTTCTGGGCGGGCGTGGGCACCGCCTTCCTCACGGCTTACTACATGACCCGGGCCTGCCTCCTCACCTTCTTCGGGAAGCCGCGTTCCCATTACCACGCCCACGAGTCGCCCGCCGTTATGACGGGGCCGCTCGTGGTGCTCGCCAGCCTGGCCACGGTGGCCGGCCTGGGTGGCAACTTCTTCGTGCGGCTCTCCGGAGTGGAGGCCGCCGAGCACGCCGCCCCCGGTGTGATGGCCATGGCCCTGGGGGCCGGCCTCACCGGCATCGCGGTGGGGGTGGCCATCTACGGCCTGGGCCTGGTGGACCGCCGCCGGGCCATTGGCGCCCTGGGGCCGCTCTACCGCCTGTTCAAGGAGAAGTGGTACTTCGACCGCATCTACTACGTCACCCTGGTGAAGCCCGCCCTGGCCCTGTCATCGCTGCTGGCCCGCTTTGACCTGGGGGTCATCGACGGGATAGTGAACGGGGTGGGCTGGGGCTCCGTGCAACTGAGCCGCGCCTCGGCCACCTTCGACCTGGCGGTGATAGACGGCGCCGTCAACGGGGTGGGGGCGGGTACGGTGGCGGCGGGACAGGCCGTGCGTGCCACCCAGACCGGCCTGGTGCGCTCCTACGTGCTGGTATTCGCCCTCAGCCTGGTGGCAGGGCTGTTCACCCTTTATCTGATGGGAGGGTTCTAG
- the nuoK gene encoding NADH-quinone oxidoreductase subunit NuoK, whose product MVPVEFYLGLGAALFALGLFGALVRPNAVRILMGIELMLNASNINLLAFNRYLHPQDLAGQVLAVFVITVAAAEVAVGLAIIFLLARRRHGIDVDRIRLLRG is encoded by the coding sequence GTGGTACCCGTTGAGTTCTACCTGGGTCTGGGAGCGGCGCTTTTCGCCCTGGGGTTGTTCGGCGCCCTGGTCCGGCCCAACGCGGTGCGCATCCTCATGGGCATAGAGCTCATGCTCAACGCGTCCAACATCAATCTGCTGGCCTTCAACCGCTACCTGCACCCGCAGGACCTGGCGGGGCAGGTGCTGGCAGTGTTCGTGATCACGGTGGCGGCGGCGGAGGTGGCGGTAGGCCTGGCCATCATCTTCCTCCTGGCCCGGCGCCGACACGGCATCGACGTGGACCGCATCCGCCTGCTGAGGGGGTGA
- a CDS encoding NADH-quinone oxidoreductase subunit J, with protein sequence MNWEMIAFAFLGILVLASGFRVITTPRIVHAALYLALCFTGVAGIFLLLGADFLAATQVLIYVGAVTTLIIFAIMLSSPPEVRGEGGGAGRDSAEETARGGRSGSGRAEPERGWVGVLAALAALGFVAAMGAVYRGAGLAAQAAPLGSTTAPLGRQIFTTYAIPFEVASVVLLAALVGAIYLSVRVPGKPRGAGPVGGPADAPAGDPADAAAGRPAATGGKTAGVGGETPSAGEGGASRGTR encoded by the coding sequence TTGAACTGGGAAATGATCGCCTTCGCTTTCCTGGGCATCCTCGTCCTGGCCTCTGGCTTCCGGGTGATCACCACCCCCCGCATCGTGCACGCGGCCCTGTACCTGGCCCTGTGCTTCACCGGCGTGGCGGGGATATTCCTCCTGCTGGGGGCCGACTTCCTGGCCGCCACCCAGGTGCTTATCTACGTGGGTGCGGTGACCACCCTGATCATATTCGCCATCATGCTCTCGTCCCCGCCCGAAGTGCGCGGCGAGGGCGGTGGCGCCGGGCGGGACTCCGCCGAGGAAACCGCCCGTGGCGGTCGCTCGGGTAGTGGCCGGGCTGAGCCCGAGAGGGGATGGGTGGGTGTGCTGGCCGCCCTGGCGGCGCTGGGATTCGTGGCCGCCATGGGTGCGGTGTACCGGGGGGCGGGGCTGGCCGCCCAGGCGGCACCCCTGGGTAGCACCACGGCCCCGCTGGGCCGCCAGATCTTCACCACCTACGCCATCCCCTTCGAGGTGGCCTCGGTGGTGTTGCTGGCGGCGCTGGTGGGGGCCATCTACCTCTCTGTCCGCGTCCCCGGGAAGCCGCGGGGGGCGGGGCCGGTGGGTGGCCCGGCCGATGCGCCCGCAGGTGATCCGGCCGATGCGGCGGCGGGTCGTCCGGCCGCTACCGGTGGCAAGACCGCTGGCGTGGGCGGCGAAACGCCGAGCGCAGGAGAAGGGGGAGCGAGCCGTGGTACCCGTTGA